The following is a genomic window from Pygocentrus nattereri isolate fPygNat1 chromosome 8, fPygNat1.pri, whole genome shotgun sequence.
ttttacacaatgtcccaacttcattagaattggggttgtaaaaaatgtactacatcatttaaacacaaattaTTTGAAGATGAATGGGCCTGTATAAATGCCCCAAAATTAATTGCAATAAAATCACTTTATATTTACTTACATGAAAAGTTTTTGCCATTTCCTATTTTTCAGATATGTTTTAGAGAGCATCGTGACAAACTTTGTTATGATAGTGATAAAATCATAATGGGTCACTGTAGTTTACTCAGCAATTATGCTGATGCCTTCTTCCCTTTCTTTCATGCTTGCTGTGCTGGGCGCTTTGCTTCAGCTGTTCTCGGAGCTCTGGTTCTCTGTTCACTAAGgttaattttaaatattacttCAACACTTTCTGCATCTGTCCTGAACCCAGGTAGCCCGAGCATGAAGCGAGCCCCCAGAACCAATGGATCTACAGAGAGCCTGAGAAGACAGGAAACAGCAGAGGAACGCACCAAGGAGGTCAAAGAAGTGGCTGGACAGGTCAGAGTTCCAAGAACAGTATTTGAGATGGTTAAAGACATGGATGGACCTGTTGAGGACCCAGCGGAGGAAGAGGAACAGGAGAATGAAGCAGTGAGAAAGAAGAAGGCTGCCGCTGAACAGGCTGCAGCTAGAGAAAGGGCAGCTCAAAGGCAACTCATGGCCACCCAGGAGCTGGTGGACACAGAAAAGAACTATCTGAAACACCTGCAGATCTGCACGGTCACTATCCGCAGCAACCTTCAGAAGCTACAGGTTTGCCAGATGCCCTCAGTTTCACTTTGCATTCATGCTGTTCTTGCTCTCAGAGtaaatgttggtgttgttgttggtggtggtgttaagttgttgttgttgttgttgttgttgttgttgttgttgttgttgttgttgttgttgttaagtTGGTAGATGTTTATCAACAAGTTCAGTTGTTTCACCACAGACCGATATCACTGGGCAATCCGTTTGTGGCCTTGGCTCAATGATTTCAGATTTTGTTTCAGTGTAAAGAAGGTCTGTATTATGATTAAACACTGTGGTGTTGTCATAAATTAAACCACTATACAgataaaaatcaaatgtacacaattctCACCCTACTTTAAATATCGGCCAAAAATGTTTAGTGTAGAAAGTTTGtatgcctcaaactgtgtcaagCTGTTAAACCGCAAAATTCCACAAATGTCAGCATAATTCTGTGGTTGAGATGTTACCATtgtcatccagagtgatttgatgtttctctagagcagagcatttcacatcaaaccgctctgaatgactttctttacagttTAACCATTAAATTATAGCTCATTTTATTACTAGAGGATACTATAATAATTTTAACTTGGTAATCTTGTATAGGCTTGTTTATGTGGTATTTGACACTGTAGAACATACTGTAATCTATAAAAATTGAGAAAAGCAGAAGTTGCAGCTATTTTAAAACTTGAActtgtctgtacttttgtccatttttatagacaacagttTATGTAGTGTGAGACATGATTTATACATGCAGTTTGTACAGTACTATTTAGTGGGTTTAATCCTctattacacattttaatattgGGTGTGTCTGCGAACATTCATTGGGGGGAaacttggcaaaaaaaaaaacaaacagcaaagtgGAAACACTACTCTTAAATGTCAAATCTTTTATTATCCTCTATCCTGGGGTACGTCATCATGTTTTAATACAATTTAATACTTaaagggggaattccaccaatttctgcataattacttAATTCAGATGTAAGCAAAGGCAGTCTGTCCTCTGATGTgagatggttcactgtagagatgatttctttgcagtgttCGTGATCGGAACCTGTTgctacacaaatatagccattttatttactatccaaagccaccagtaaatgtaatgttgatgagggtaaaatagtgttaaatatGAAATTGTACTTTTCATTGGGGTTTTCTTTTCACCCCACGACACagtgcatgtacctctctgccatgacgGTGTTTTTAGGTCAAAAcattttatctcaaaactatcattacACAAGCTGGTAGGCATCAGATGGCATATTTGTAACCACTGCAACCAATAACTTTCCTTGAGGTTGCTTTTAAAGGCGTAAACACTTTGGATGTCTGCTTCTTATCACCACCTCTATGAGTAATTCTGACTTGGAATGCTTCTCTAGAAAATCTAGCTTTTCTCTTTAGactactctgaatggctttgtttacatattaaccatttaaatatttttaaaaatcttttttgttACTAAATTACTTGCAAATAATTGTGTTTTAGTTAGTAGGAAAGAACCTATAGCATTTAACACTGTTATTTAGTTACATGAACATTTAATTCCCTGTAGCCCCCCCTGGCAAATCTGGATGGGATGTTCCAGCACATAGATGAAGTGATGGACGTGTCTGGCAGACTCCTGAGCCTCTTGGATCAGGCGCAAATGCAGCCCAGTGATCCTCAGTATCTGGAAACTCTCTGTAAGTATCACAGGCTGAACTGGAATGTCAGGTTCAGCTTCAGGTTCCTCCAAATACTTTCTTTGAATGAATGCATAAGTAGTCTGGGGATCCTGGAAATAGTCTGTAAATATTTTAGGACTAACCGGAACTTCAGGTTCAAATTCTTTCAAGCATTTTCTGATGTAGACCAGCGTCTGAACCACTCCATGAGAATGCACTGAAACCAGTACAGCTAGCACACATCAAACTGCTATGTAATGATGTGGCGGTACAACTACATATGACTGAGTTACATCAGAGCCATTGGAAATTTGTTATTATAGGAGAGGTAGGCTGACAGGAAATTTATTCTTAGCCTTTGTGTATACTCACCTAGTTCAAGGCTGCTTTTAATTATGTGGgttgaaatgaaatgttattgTCATCTTCCTTGGAAAGAATTTTTGCGTATGAATTCAGAGTAAAGTAATTTCATGCCTGTTATGGTGTTTGCAGTGTTGTGGACATAATGCCAATTTTATAGGTTCCTGTTAGTCTGAAGGTCTTACAGGTTAAAAACAGTTGTTTACTGATGCCAGCCATGTCTGACTGAGTACAGTAATGGATCctgtcttgttttttgttttttttttttttttttttttccttcttcttctagGTAAGGCTTTCCTGAACATGTCACGAGACATAGAGATGGCATATAAGGAGTACCTGGCCAACTACAATAACATCACAGAAATAGAGAACGGCTACAAACAGAAGGAGGCCCTGTGGATGGAGATGGTGAAAGTGATCAAGTCCTCTGCGTGAGTTAACAATCTTGCTTATTGTCTGCTGAATGCCTACTGCACTTTCCTGCAGggaaagccaaatatcaaatAACATAACTGGCAGTATTCTTAAAGAGTGATGAGCAGAAATAGTTGGAAACCAGTatagcaaaatgaaaaaaaataagatttcaGTCCCCCCATTGGTATCCAACTGCAGAGCTACCGTGCTGCAACAGACACACACTTTCAGACAGAACTTTCAGCTCCCTTACAAGTATGCTTCATATGCTTCTAGTGGTATATGCAGCTGCATTTTCAGCTTGgtgttaaagctacactaagATTTTGTAGACTATATAGCATTACTGAGTCTGAGAATATAAAACGTGTCAAAATATGGCATCTGTGCACTGTTGCAAGTCATCCTATAAAGCCTGCAATAGTCATTTAGAAGTTGTCCGTGGTGTCAGATCGAATCATGAGTTTTTCAGACCATCacggctcaatgtttaggtctgaAATGCAAAATCAGCTTTGTAATGATAAAGATGTGATGACGGTAATAAATAACTAATTCATTCTTTTCTTGCACacgctcacaatcatcagattcatccactcagggaaggcATCTGAAGCACAACTGATGTTACGAAATGTTCTTTCACACATTAAATGCAATTAGATATGACTCCAAATTCCTGAAACTTACATCGTGCaagtttacatgttttatattaatatcATTGCAAAACCTAGTACTTCTATAAAAAACAATGATATAGTATTTCTATAGTGCTGattttataaattaataaatcagTTATCTAATAATTGCTGCATATTATCTTACAGTAAACTATGGTGATTGTCCAAGTCACTCTTAAGATTCTTAAAGGAATCCTGTAGAATTGAATGTAACACTGCTATAGATATTTTTCCTTAAGGGTATGTTGAGGGGTTAATGTCTCCATTCTTAGTTTATCAGAGCATTTAACATTACAAAGTTACAATAATAGGTACTTTAGAATGGCATGGCGGAGTTTGGCGCGATCCATTCAGACTGGTGTCTTAGCAGCACAGAAATACCAAACAAAAACTGTGCTTTATGGTGTAAggggacagaaaaaaaaaacaagagtctTAACAACAGCAGCACTGAATTGGTGTTCCACTGACAGAGAACGGTATTTGTGCAGATGATTGGTCATGCTACTGCAGCCATAAGCTAACAATGTGTTGAACTTCATTTGCTTTGATGCACTTTAGCCTGTTGTAACAACCCTAGTAACTACATAACCTCTCAGTCACCATGTGATATCATACCTGGAGGTCTGAGTGTGGCACTGTGGCTGTACAGACGCTTCTTAGACTGTAGCGCAGAGGTCTGCAAGCACATGCACATTTTCATCCTAACCACAGAAATTGATCAAAAATGgatttgtgtttttagtttatttatgcAAAGTCAACAAATTCTGCTAATtttcaaaaaatctaattattgAACCCAAAACTTTGAAATGACAAGGTAACATATCCCTTTCTTTAGtttcatataccaaacctgaagtacgaaactgttttctgtctctcatttctGACtcgttcatgcatttgttacaagcaaacttgactactgtaatgctgtttttactggacttcctaagaaaactacACATTCCTTACAACTTGTATAAAATGCAGCAGCACTGATcccaacaaaaccaaaaaagagagatcacatcactcccgttttgaaagaactgctctggctgcctgtatcattcaggatagattctgctactagtctttaaagctcaaaacaacctagcacctgcttacatcacagagcgtctgtctgtctgtttatgttccggcACGTAATCcaagatctgcagatagtggccttctacagataccctctgtaaaatacagaaaacatggagaggcctctttcagttattatgctattaaactgtggaactcaattccaccttttattagacagtcaagctcagtgctcacttttaagaagcatctaaaaatgtatctctttaaGTTAGCTTTTAACTAAAACTCTTTGTCTCATGGTTTTTATCTCCTAATTTgatctttcattttcttctgattctaaataaatactaatgatttcttctataactgttttatcacccgtctgtgaagcactttgagctgccaccagcatgaaaagtgctatataaataaaaaatgctgttAAGGCTAAGCTTCAGCATTAAATTTTAGTTGATGGTGATGAAATAAATACACCATGCCATTCTGCTCACCTTTGTTTTGTACCATAACTTTTACTAGATGAAAATAGTAATCAATGTAGGCATATAAACCTACGCAATGTAGGTTCATATGAAACAGCCTGGAAAATACTCATGTCCTAAAAACTATTCAAATGCAGTGTTTTGGGCTGTTTACTTTCAACATGAATCAGAAATGATAACACATTTTCCTTCGTTACCCTGACATATTTCTGAACAACTTGTGTGGGAGGGTCTCAGAACTAGCTGAGTGCTTTTCTCTCAGTGATGGGTGTGGAAAAATGACACATATTACTTAATATTATTTTACCCTGTATGTGTGCACAGTGATGTACTCAAAGCTCAGAAGATGCTTTAGAGGcaggcaaagtggaaaaaaaatgtccTTTAAATTATAAATATGCTTAATATTACCAAGGACATGGACGAAAACAGGTCACTTTAGATTGAGTTTTGACCTTAAGACTGTCAtaactaacaaaaaaaacaaaacaaacaccttTACCCGACAGATGGATAAGGCTGAAGATGTGCCCATTGTGGTGCAGACCACTACTGGGCAGTATGTACTTGCAGGAatcatttctctttatttctatcCCTCAGGCCAGAGGTGAATGCTTCCACTCTGAGCTTTTTCCTGGTAATGCCCGTGCAGAGAATTGCCCGCTACCCCCTGTTACTACAGACCATTCAGAAGCACACAGATGTTCAGCACCCTGCCTATGCCCTGTTGGAGCAGACTGCCCACACAGCTGTCCAGCTGAACTGCAGGATCAATGAATACAAGCGCTTCCGTGAAGTGGGTGAGAACAGGGCCTGAGTTTGGGGAACAAACTTAATGCCAAAGCAGTTTGCTTATGTAACCCCCTAATGGCTTACtattgactatacaagtaacaGGAATCATTTATAGGGAGGAAATCTCATTAAatggttttgatttttttttttacttatttcccCCACCTTTAAAGCTGATAAGTATAAGAAGACAGAAAACTTGACAATCAAAGACAAGATCAACCGACTGAGTGGCCACAGCATTGCCAAGAAGACAGCCAGGCTGAGCCAGTATATTAAACATGAGACTGGAATGGTACCAAAGGTAAGGCATTATTTACTTAAGTGATCTGTCATAAACCTCAATTACATCCTGAAAAATGGCTTAATCTTTAAACAGGGAAGTGTTGCCTCTTTTGTGTTATGTGCATACAATCTGCTTGGCAATCAGGTGTGTGCCTCCTGAATAATCCGAGGTCATTCAACTGTGTTGTGAAATATAGTACCAGTAAATCTGCCCAGTACATCAGGAtgatatattttgatatttaaaatataataatggtatataatatcaataataattcataatgggTTTACCAAGTCCAAGACTTGGTAATAAAGTATTTCCATAAAGGACAATAAAGTCTATTCAGCTCACTTCAACCCAGCCACTAGCAGAAATAACCATTACACTCAAATAACCttactatttacatttacagtggaTCATTAatactcttttcttttttttctttcttttttgattgTAGGTAAAAGATGAGGAGTTTGATGCCCTCGTTGGCTTTTTCTATATTCTGGAAAAGGCCATCACAGAGCTGCATGACAACATGGACGCCTACCTCAGCCACCTGCAGGTGCAAAAATAAAGTTGTCCTTCTGCTTTTGGCCATCTGGGCTACGATTTCcgtattttaacattttaaatatgtattcatGTGATTTTGCTTTTCTTGGTCAGTTTCCATTGCTATTTCAGCTGGTGAGTTCAAAGAAAATCAAAATGTGGTTCACCCCAGGACAAGCCATTCTAGAAAACGCAGTGATGTTAAAGCTGAGGTCACAGCTGGTAGAGTGTGTATCAAGTGTTCTGAGctgtaaatgtctgtttttcttacagtggtTCCTCAGCTGCAGGACAGAGGAGGCTGACTTGGACCTGGAGGGCGAGAAGGCCGCCCTGTTCTCAAAGGAAATCACTGTGGCACTCAGACAATGGATATACCCTGCATATGTAAGTGGACAATATAAGGCAGTTATGAAAAATGCAATTCAAAATTTGTGTCTTGTGTCTCATTCTTCATTGACTGACTCAGACCAACACTCAACCTGATAAAAATGTTACAGTTCTAGAAATATTGTTTCAGTACATTCAGTcatgttatattgttatattatattaaacctGAGCCGCTTTTATGTTTGTACCTCACACTCTAGGGCGCATTTAGTGATTTTGGCGCCCTAGGCAAGGCAACTTAAAGCCTGACAACACTAAAAATAATCGCTGCCAAATAACAGCAATTTTAGTAGCATATATTGTAGTATACGTTATGTAATACAAATGCATATATcaacattatatttttatggGACCTTTTATGGGAACAGCCTGTTGTTGTCCAGTGAACACCTGCTCACACCACCTCTTGCCCAATATCTACCTGTAGGAGGCCCGACTGAAGACTCTGGTCTTCAAACCCCTGTGCTCTCTGCGGGAGCTGATGACTGGTCCACGCAACCTGATCCGCAAGCGGCAGGACAAGCTGCTGGACTTTGAGATGATTGAGGAGAAGAGCAACTTGAACTATGACGAACAGGCGGTGGCCAACACCTACAAAACCATCAACACACTGCTACTGACCGAGCTGCCTCAGTTCAATGGAAAAGCCCTACAACTGCTGTGGGCCACGCTAGGTGCTTTTAGCTGCTTGCAGAAGGACCTGGCCGCAGACATGGAGCAGCTTGTGACCAGCTTCACGCATCAGGTAAGAAGACCAAAGGAGCAGAGTAGATTAGAGAGTATTATTTTCAGGGTTTCATTCCCAACTTGGCCCacattgttttttctctgtctgagcTCCCTGCAAATCTGTACCGTGTTTTTCAATCCAGACTTCTGACTGTCACCAAACAGTCTATTAAATTTTGTCAGGGCAGCAAGCTAAGAACCAGCTACTTCGACAGTCTTTTGACACGTTTTTGCGTGATGTGTAGAAACGGATTGCCAAAACACTTCTGCAACAAAACCTGACCCACAACAAACAATGCTGTATACATTGCCAAACAAGGCAGCATCTAATCTAACCTACTAAATGCTACTCATGACTAACCTGAAGATAAGATGTAGTGAATTCATTGAACTTAATAAAAATGCTCATTAGCGAAGTTCCCATCCAAAAATGttatgcaaaatattttaacacttCTGAAAGGCTACAGCTTTGGAAACTTCTGAGTAATATTTGATGTATCTTTATGAATGAAACTGGAAAGAATGTTTTCAGTGTAGGTTTTCTTGACATTTATGGTATCAACAAACACTTTTCCACTGAAGCTGAACAGGAAAAAAGTTTTGTCGAAGCCTGAAATGGTTCAACAGAAAGCctataaaggaaaaaaaattctggaaaaaaataacgCATTTGCGGATTACTTCATGTGATTTCTGTTTCATTGCTAAACCAATTTCAGGAATTACGCTTTATGTCAGCACTTCATTAGAAAAGCCTGTACACCTACTCATTCATGCag
Proteins encoded in this region:
- the arhgef37 gene encoding rho guanine nucleotide exchange factor 37 isoform X2, with translation MLVNFKPSGFSPSMKRAPRTNGSTESLRRQETAEERTKEVKEVAGQVRVPRTVFEMVKDMDGPVEDPAEEEEQENEAVRKKKAAAEQAAARERAAQRQLMATQELVDTEKNYLKHLQICTVTIRSNLQKLQPPLANLDGMFQHIDEVMDVSGRLLSLLDQAQMQPSDPQYLETLCKAFLNMSRDIEMAYKEYLANYNNITEIENGYKQKEALWMEMVKVIKSSAPEVNASTLSFFLVMPVQRIARYPLLLQTIQKHTDVQHPAYALLEQTAHTAVQLNCRINEYKRFREVADKYKKTENLTIKDKINRLSGHSIAKKTARLSQYIKHETGMVPKVKDEEFDALVGFFYILEKAITELHDNMDAYLSHLQWFLSCRTEEADLDLEGEKAALFSKEITVALRQWIYPAYEARLKTLVFKPLCSLRELMTGPRNLIRKRQDKLLDFEMIEEKSNLNYDEQAVANTYKTINTLLLTELPQFNGKALQLLWATLGAFSCLQKDLAADMEQLVTSFTHQLPHSYLDSRAFWEWAEGSVLEEARRLEALCQSVQDELNAPIVQVPSSVSEKWLKALMDKYNPEKIYQLTGPVVATRDLDLTLNKGELVAVISEMDTRGDRRRWLVDAGGPRGYVPASKLTRYQHVTTDPPPPSPHLTATSIGPGSRRHSYTLGAQPVVSMTLPCFQVYAGYDFTARSSHEVSLRAGEPVRVVDPHDKRGNTEWSLVEVRGQRGYVPSNYLAMLPSVVASPTLPYH
- the arhgef37 gene encoding rho guanine nucleotide exchange factor 37 isoform X1, with translation MDLSLRDMTEWTRQKIGSPSMKRAPRTNGSTESLRRQETAEERTKEVKEVAGQVRVPRTVFEMVKDMDGPVEDPAEEEEQENEAVRKKKAAAEQAAARERAAQRQLMATQELVDTEKNYLKHLQICTVTIRSNLQKLQPPLANLDGMFQHIDEVMDVSGRLLSLLDQAQMQPSDPQYLETLCKAFLNMSRDIEMAYKEYLANYNNITEIENGYKQKEALWMEMVKVIKSSAPEVNASTLSFFLVMPVQRIARYPLLLQTIQKHTDVQHPAYALLEQTAHTAVQLNCRINEYKRFREVADKYKKTENLTIKDKINRLSGHSIAKKTARLSQYIKHETGMVPKVKDEEFDALVGFFYILEKAITELHDNMDAYLSHLQWFLSCRTEEADLDLEGEKAALFSKEITVALRQWIYPAYEARLKTLVFKPLCSLRELMTGPRNLIRKRQDKLLDFEMIEEKSNLNYDEQAVANTYKTINTLLLTELPQFNGKALQLLWATLGAFSCLQKDLAADMEQLVTSFTHQLPHSYLDSRAFWEWAEGSVLEEARRLEALCQSVQDELNAPIVQVPSSVSEKWLKALMDKYNPEKIYQLTGPVVATRDLDLTLNKGELVAVISEMDTRGDRRRWLVDAGGPRGYVPASKLTRYQHVTTDPPPPSPHLTATSIGPGSRRHSYTLGAQPVVSMTLPCFQVYAGYDFTARSSHEVSLRAGEPVRVVDPHDKRGNTEWSLVEVRGQRGYVPSNYLAMLPSVVASPTLPYH
- the arhgef37 gene encoding rho guanine nucleotide exchange factor 37 isoform X3; the encoded protein is MKRAPRTNGSTESLRRQETAEERTKEVKEVAGQVRVPRTVFEMVKDMDGPVEDPAEEEEQENEAVRKKKAAAEQAAARERAAQRQLMATQELVDTEKNYLKHLQICTVTIRSNLQKLQPPLANLDGMFQHIDEVMDVSGRLLSLLDQAQMQPSDPQYLETLCKAFLNMSRDIEMAYKEYLANYNNITEIENGYKQKEALWMEMVKVIKSSAPEVNASTLSFFLVMPVQRIARYPLLLQTIQKHTDVQHPAYALLEQTAHTAVQLNCRINEYKRFREVADKYKKTENLTIKDKINRLSGHSIAKKTARLSQYIKHETGMVPKVKDEEFDALVGFFYILEKAITELHDNMDAYLSHLQWFLSCRTEEADLDLEGEKAALFSKEITVALRQWIYPAYEARLKTLVFKPLCSLRELMTGPRNLIRKRQDKLLDFEMIEEKSNLNYDEQAVANTYKTINTLLLTELPQFNGKALQLLWATLGAFSCLQKDLAADMEQLVTSFTHQLPHSYLDSRAFWEWAEGSVLEEARRLEALCQSVQDELNAPIVQVPSSVSEKWLKALMDKYNPEKIYQLTGPVVATRDLDLTLNKGELVAVISEMDTRGDRRRWLVDAGGPRGYVPASKLTRYQHVTTDPPPPSPHLTATSIGPGSRRHSYTLGAQPVVSMTLPCFQVYAGYDFTARSSHEVSLRAGEPVRVVDPHDKRGNTEWSLVEVRGQRGYVPSNYLAMLPSVVASPTLPYH